The Salinispora tropica CNB-440 genome has a window encoding:
- the rpmG gene encoding 50S ribosomal protein L33 — protein MAKATDVRPKITLACVECKERNYITRKNRRNDPDRIELKKFCPREGRHTIHRETR, from the coding sequence GTGGCGAAGGCGACCGATGTCCGGCCGAAGATCACTTTGGCGTGTGTGGAGTGCAAGGAGCGCAACTACATCACGCGCAAGAACCGGCGTAACGACCCGGACCGTATCGAGCTGAAGAAGTTCTGCCCGCGCGAGGGCCGGCACACGATCCACCGCGAGACCCGCTGA
- the nusG gene encoding transcription termination/antitermination protein NusG: MPEYDETAEPVDEQSTVATAAGDMSVEAASEPELSDSASEPAEEPEFDPVAELRQKLRYAPGDWYVVHSYAGYENKVKTNLETRITSLDMEDYIYQVEVPTRDEVEVKNGKRSQVQAKVFPGYILVRMELTAESYSCVRNTPGVTGFVGATDRADRPAPLSLDEVLKWLAPAVEAVEKKAKPEVKVLDFEVGDSVTVTDGAFASLPATISEINADQQKLKVLVSIFGRETPVELNFNQVAKI; this comes from the coding sequence GTGCCTGAGTACGACGAGACCGCCGAGCCCGTGGACGAGCAGTCCACGGTTGCGACCGCGGCTGGTGACATGTCGGTTGAGGCCGCCAGCGAGCCGGAGCTCTCCGACAGCGCCAGCGAGCCGGCCGAGGAGCCCGAGTTCGACCCGGTTGCCGAGCTGCGCCAGAAGCTGCGCTACGCCCCGGGCGACTGGTATGTGGTGCACTCGTACGCCGGCTACGAGAACAAGGTCAAGACCAACCTCGAGACCCGGATCACCTCCCTCGACATGGAGGACTACATCTACCAGGTCGAGGTGCCGACCCGGGACGAGGTCGAGGTCAAGAACGGCAAGCGTTCCCAGGTTCAGGCCAAGGTCTTCCCCGGCTACATCCTGGTTCGAATGGAGCTCACCGCCGAGTCGTACTCCTGCGTGCGGAACACGCCAGGCGTGACCGGCTTCGTGGGCGCCACCGACCGGGCCGACCGTCCTGCGCCGCTCAGCCTTGACGAGGTGTTGAAGTGGCTGGCGCCAGCAGTCGAGGCGGTGGAGAAGAAGGCGAAGCCCGAGGTCAAGGTCCTCGACTTTGAGGTTGGCGACTCGGTTACCGTCACCGACGGCGCCTTCGCCTCGCTGCCGGCGACGATCAGCGAGATCAATGCTGACCAGCAGAAGCTCAAGGTGCTGGTGTCGATCTTCGGTCGAGAGACACCGGTGGAGCTGAACTTCAACCAGGTCGCCAAGATCTGA
- a CDS encoding MaoC family dehydratase, whose amino-acid sequence MELPTKTFRVTRADLVRYAGASGDFNPIHWSDRIATSVGLPGVIAHGMFTMALVGRAVAEWAGAADAVVDYGVRFTRPVVVPDDEQGTEIEVTAAVREVTDAGLTRIDITATCRGEKVLSQARATIRTPG is encoded by the coding sequence ATGGAGCTGCCAACCAAGACTTTCCGGGTAACGCGGGCGGACCTGGTCCGCTACGCGGGTGCCTCGGGAGACTTCAACCCGATCCACTGGAGCGACCGGATCGCCACCTCGGTCGGGCTGCCCGGCGTGATCGCCCACGGCATGTTCACGATGGCGTTGGTGGGCCGGGCCGTCGCCGAGTGGGCCGGCGCTGCTGACGCGGTGGTCGACTACGGGGTCCGGTTCACCCGGCCGGTCGTTGTCCCCGATGATGAGCAGGGCACCGAGATCGAGGTGACGGCGGCGGTTCGGGAGGTCACCGATGCGGGCTTGACCAGGATCGACATCACCGCGACCTGCCGAGGGGAGAAGGTGTTGTCGCAGGCGAGAGCGACCATCCGGACGCCCGGCTGA
- the secE gene encoding preprotein translocase subunit SecE: MADNKRRGEDADDERLDGELDAAGDADADEESASRGDGATSSQSRAESVDRPKSRTQGDKVGPIGRVVRFVREVVAELRKVIWPTRKELLTYASVVIVFVAVMLAIVAGLDLAFAEGVLWVFGNPG, encoded by the coding sequence GTGGCCGACAACAAGCGGCGTGGCGAGGATGCCGACGACGAGCGTCTGGACGGCGAGCTGGACGCCGCCGGCGATGCCGACGCCGACGAGGAGTCAGCCTCCCGGGGTGACGGTGCGACCAGCTCGCAGTCCCGGGCGGAGTCGGTCGACCGGCCGAAGAGTCGTACCCAGGGTGACAAGGTTGGGCCGATCGGTCGAGTCGTGCGATTCGTCCGCGAGGTTGTGGCTGAGCTGCGTAAGGTCATCTGGCCGACTCGCAAGGAGTTGTTGACCTACGCCTCCGTGGTGATCGTGTTCGTCGCTGTGATGCTGGCGATCGTGGCTGGCCTGGACCTCGCCTTCGCCGAGGGTGTGCTGTGGGTCTTTGGTAACCCCGGCTGA
- a CDS encoding cold-shock protein, which yields MPTGRVKWYDATKGYGFVTNDEGGDVFLPKAALPAGVTDLKGGQRVDFSVVDSRRGAQAMGVKLLEAPPSVAELRRRPAEELHGLVEDMIKVLEAKVQPNLRRGRFPDRKTSQKIAQLVHAVARELEV from the coding sequence GTGCCGACGGGTCGAGTGAAGTGGTACGACGCGACCAAGGGATACGGGTTCGTCACCAATGACGAGGGCGGCGACGTGTTCCTGCCCAAGGCTGCGCTACCGGCGGGTGTCACCGACCTCAAGGGTGGGCAGCGGGTCGACTTCAGCGTGGTCGACAGCCGTCGTGGCGCCCAGGCGATGGGGGTCAAGCTGTTGGAGGCCCCGCCGTCGGTGGCGGAGCTGCGTCGTCGGCCCGCGGAGGAACTGCACGGCCTCGTCGAAGATATGATCAAGGTTCTGGAGGCGAAGGTGCAGCCAAACCTACGGCGAGGCCGGTTCCCAGACCGGAAGACCTCGCAGAAGATCGCTCAGCTGGTCCACGCGGTCGCCCGCGAGTTGGAGGTCTGA
- a CDS encoding 1,4-dihydroxy-6-naphthoate synthase: MTLSLAISPCPNDTFVFHALVHGQVPGAPAVTVTYADVDVTNTAAEQGAFDLVKVSYAALPWLLEDYHLLPCGGALGRGCGPLVLTRPDRMLAPTASAFEGSGSRVTGVPDRADLSGATVAVPGDRTTAYLLFRLWSAGRPPARIEVVPFHEIMPGVAAGRYDAGLVIHEARFTYPRHGLTALVDLGEWWEADTGLPIPLGAILARRGSVDPEAATGWIRESVSRAWADPAASRDYVLTYAQEMEPDVVERHINLYVNEFTADLGEAGYAAVDALLGRAADAGLVPQTSNSRATAWTS; this comes from the coding sequence GTGACGCTCTCGCTGGCGATCTCGCCCTGCCCCAACGACACGTTCGTCTTCCACGCGCTGGTGCACGGGCAGGTCCCCGGCGCCCCTGCGGTCACCGTGACCTACGCCGACGTGGACGTGACCAACACGGCCGCCGAGCAAGGCGCGTTCGACCTGGTGAAGGTGAGCTACGCGGCGCTGCCGTGGCTGCTCGAGGACTACCACCTCCTGCCCTGCGGTGGAGCACTCGGCCGGGGCTGCGGACCCCTGGTGCTGACCCGACCCGACCGGATGCTCGCCCCTACCGCGTCCGCATTCGAGGGCTCGGGCAGCCGGGTGACCGGGGTCCCGGACCGGGCCGACCTGTCCGGGGCCACGGTCGCGGTACCCGGTGACCGGACCACGGCGTACCTGCTCTTCCGGCTCTGGTCGGCCGGGCGGCCACCCGCCCGCATCGAGGTGGTGCCGTTTCACGAGATCATGCCGGGGGTCGCCGCCGGACGGTACGACGCCGGCCTGGTGATCCACGAGGCGCGGTTCACCTACCCCCGGCACGGGCTGACCGCCCTGGTCGACCTCGGCGAATGGTGGGAGGCCGACACCGGCCTCCCGATCCCGCTCGGCGCGATTCTCGCCCGCCGGGGCAGCGTGGACCCCGAGGCCGCCACCGGGTGGATCCGGGAGTCGGTCAGCCGCGCCTGGGCGGACCCGGCGGCCAGCCGCGACTATGTGCTGACGTACGCGCAGGAGATGGAGCCCGACGTGGTCGAGCGGCACATCAACCTCTACGTGAACGAGTTCACCGCCGACCTGGGTGAGGCCGGGTACGCCGCCGTTGACGCGCTGCTGGGCCGGGCCGCCGACGCCGGCCTGGTGCCTCAGACCTCCAACTCGCGGGCGACCGCGTGGACCAGCTGA
- a CDS encoding MFS transporter has product MIALEDLPPGGVGVTAGRRLPTSYLLWLAGILASLLGNSLFYFALGWEASAHGGAVAGLVLTAITLPRVLLLLIGGAVGDRVSARRVLIIGDAVMLVFSVALAASAYHLGAPPWLLIAAGVAVGVADAFYLPASGSMPRRLVSQDQLSQALALRQVGGQLVAMGGGPLGGVLVGLAGLAGAALVNAVTFAAVLTLLIIIRPRYNGPATARSGGVVRDAVDSIRVGFRDPVLRPGLTLTGAAAGFLLPVLPLLVPLLARAEDWGAAAGGLIFGAQGVGMAIVTLAVVRRGPLGRPGLLAACGLLIAGAGVAGLALSSTVGIAVGVGLIMGFGSGLFASHLGPLILGVTPDTHLSRIQALLTLVQSLASLIMVNVLGLIVDHRGAAVAILICAAATSCVGLLGLRSAPLRTSRFGLNTTSVDR; this is encoded by the coding sequence TTGATCGCCCTCGAAGACCTACCTCCGGGTGGTGTGGGCGTAACGGCGGGGCGGCGACTGCCCACCTCGTACCTGCTCTGGCTCGCCGGGATCCTCGCCTCGCTGCTGGGCAACTCGCTCTTCTACTTCGCCCTCGGTTGGGAGGCGAGTGCGCACGGCGGTGCCGTCGCCGGTCTTGTTCTCACCGCCATCACGCTGCCGCGGGTGCTGCTGCTCCTGATAGGTGGAGCGGTCGGGGACCGGGTGAGTGCCCGTCGAGTTCTCATCATCGGCGATGCCGTGATGCTTGTCTTCTCCGTCGCCCTGGCGGCGTCGGCCTACCACCTCGGGGCGCCGCCCTGGCTGCTGATCGCCGCCGGCGTCGCCGTGGGGGTCGCGGACGCCTTCTATCTGCCAGCGTCCGGATCGATGCCGCGACGGCTGGTAAGCCAGGACCAACTTTCGCAGGCCCTGGCGTTGCGCCAGGTTGGCGGTCAGCTGGTCGCCATGGGCGGCGGTCCGCTCGGCGGCGTTCTCGTCGGGTTGGCCGGGTTGGCGGGGGCCGCCCTGGTCAACGCGGTGACCTTCGCCGCGGTGCTGACGCTTCTGATCATCATCCGGCCTCGGTACAACGGGCCCGCCACCGCGCGCAGCGGAGGGGTTGTGCGCGACGCGGTCGACAGCATCCGCGTCGGCTTCCGTGATCCGGTCCTGCGTCCCGGGCTAACGCTGACCGGGGCCGCGGCAGGTTTCCTGCTTCCGGTGCTTCCGTTGCTGGTCCCACTGCTTGCGCGGGCGGAGGACTGGGGGGCGGCGGCTGGTGGTCTGATCTTTGGGGCGCAGGGCGTTGGTATGGCCATCGTCACCCTGGCTGTCGTGCGTCGCGGCCCGCTCGGCCGGCCCGGTCTACTCGCTGCCTGCGGCCTATTGATCGCTGGTGCTGGAGTTGCTGGGCTGGCGCTCTCCTCCACTGTGGGGATCGCCGTCGGCGTGGGGCTGATCATGGGGTTCGGGAGTGGGCTCTTCGCCTCGCACCTGGGTCCGCTGATCCTCGGCGTGACTCCGGACACTCACCTCTCTCGCATTCAGGCCCTGCTGACACTGGTGCAGAGCCTGGCTTCGTTGATCATGGTTAATGTGCTCGGCCTCATCGTCGATCACCGCGGAGCGGCGGTGGCGATCCTGATCTGCGCAGCGGCCACGAGCTGCGTTGGGCTGCTGGGCCTACGGTCCGCGCCGCTGCGTACCAGTCGCTTCGGACTGAACACCACCTCCGTCGACCGATGA
- a CDS encoding MaoC family dehydratase N-terminal domain-containing protein: MSLDPSFVGRTYPPTAPYQVGREKIREFATAIGATEPAHHDPTAARALGHPDVVAPPTFPVLVTMAATRQIVEDPDLGVDYSRVVHGDQRFAYTRPVVAGDELVCVNTIEDVSTRGGHGFLTTRTEVTTPDGESVVTVWSKIVVRGEG, translated from the coding sequence ATGTCCCTGGACCCCTCCTTCGTCGGCCGGACCTATCCGCCGACCGCCCCCTATCAGGTGGGCCGAGAGAAGATTCGTGAGTTCGCGACCGCGATCGGCGCTACCGAACCGGCCCACCACGATCCGACTGCCGCTCGCGCGCTCGGCCATCCGGACGTGGTCGCCCCGCCGACGTTTCCGGTCCTGGTCACCATGGCCGCCACCCGCCAGATCGTTGAGGATCCGGACCTCGGTGTCGACTACAGCCGGGTGGTTCACGGCGATCAGCGCTTTGCCTACACCCGCCCGGTCGTGGCGGGGGACGAGCTGGTCTGCGTCAACACCATCGAGGATGTCAGCACCCGCGGCGGTCACGGGTTCCTGACCACCCGCACCGAGGTCACCACGCCCGACGGTGAGTCGGTGGTCACCGTCTGGTCGAAGATCGTCGTACGGGGGGAGGGCTGA
- a CDS encoding putative bifunctional diguanylate cyclase/phosphodiesterase, with protein MSDSSPPVRRTTEQVWLITAPLAMVAVFCTVVLALATESSLGNLTITTALLVAMVAASTHVLQIVVRRQALEVIATEIPLVLAFYYLPPLTVVAIMVLSAIVAQYWRRLAAVKVWFNVACKGAAASLGGVVLVGLSGVDGVGPRTWAVLFAAVTVNSVVSLIAISGVVSLLHGWQAGWELFRRSPVPLLVNSINVLIGLVLLLALESTWWSMLLIAVLAVAMVVIYRSYAQFLRQHRMLSSMYELTRAMTEGGREGAIADVLLGRIRALMQAEYATLWLPALGRYPEMLLSARVDDRGLLDVAPTPADLREQVRESGETLAAGRALPKFPDISRDLAGHGVKDVIVVPLRSGKAVIGTLEVVNRLSDGGHFTPEDIPVFETVAAHTAVALENSRLVDRLRYDAYHDTLTKLPNRRRVTEALDEAVKIRAPGEVVALLLFDVDRLREVNESLGRAAGDKVLVEVAARLRSRAPSSALVGRVGGDEFLVTLRLADAAEARDLAARMREQIRAVVTFDGLALDVDTAVGITVHPDHGSGAAVLLQRADLAVTAARSASGNVQLFNPALESRSLRRLGLAGDLRRALDNNELEVYFQPKVNLRDRRLVGVECLARWEGGAHGSVSPEDFVAVAEHIGQLGRLTEFVLREGLRRSRDWAHGGHPLSVAVNLSPRTLTDRHFPERVRELLEEYGVPPQRLTLEIRESGVLDGTDRPIPILRCLRELGVRLSVDDFGTGDLSLVHLRRLPVHEVKVDRRFVQGMATDPGDLAIVNAVVTLSQQFGLAVVAEGVESELTLELLQDIGCEYGQGFLFSRPLPYERLEAWFGAQVESEAVAAGEPPRLRVVP; from the coding sequence ATGTCAGACAGTTCCCCGCCGGTGCGTAGGACCACCGAGCAGGTCTGGCTGATCACCGCCCCACTGGCGATGGTTGCGGTGTTTTGTACCGTCGTCCTGGCGCTCGCGACCGAGTCGTCGCTCGGCAACCTAACCATCACCACGGCTCTGCTCGTCGCGATGGTCGCGGCGAGCACGCACGTCCTGCAGATCGTCGTACGCCGCCAGGCGCTCGAGGTGATCGCCACCGAGATCCCACTCGTGCTGGCTTTCTACTACCTGCCGCCGTTGACAGTTGTGGCGATCATGGTGCTGTCCGCCATTGTCGCGCAGTACTGGCGTCGGCTCGCCGCGGTGAAGGTCTGGTTCAACGTGGCCTGCAAGGGTGCGGCCGCCTCACTCGGTGGCGTCGTCCTGGTTGGGCTCTCCGGCGTTGATGGAGTCGGTCCTCGGACGTGGGCGGTCCTGTTCGCCGCGGTGACGGTGAACTCGGTGGTTTCCCTGATCGCGATCAGTGGAGTCGTGAGTCTGTTGCACGGCTGGCAGGCCGGCTGGGAGTTGTTCCGCAGGTCCCCGGTGCCGCTGCTGGTCAACTCCATCAACGTGTTGATCGGTCTGGTCCTGCTGCTGGCGTTGGAGTCGACCTGGTGGTCGATGTTGTTGATCGCCGTGCTGGCCGTCGCGATGGTGGTGATATACCGGTCGTACGCGCAGTTCCTCCGGCAGCATCGCATGCTCAGTAGCATGTACGAGCTGACCCGGGCGATGACCGAGGGTGGTCGGGAAGGCGCCATCGCCGACGTCCTGCTTGGCCGAATCCGGGCGCTGATGCAGGCCGAGTACGCGACCCTGTGGCTCCCCGCGCTGGGGCGCTATCCCGAGATGTTGCTCAGCGCCCGGGTGGACGACCGGGGCCTGCTCGATGTCGCACCGACCCCTGCTGACCTGCGTGAGCAGGTCCGGGAGTCCGGTGAGACCCTCGCCGCCGGGCGGGCTCTTCCGAAATTTCCCGACATCTCGCGGGATCTGGCCGGGCACGGGGTGAAGGACGTGATCGTCGTTCCGTTGCGGTCGGGAAAGGCCGTCATCGGCACACTGGAGGTCGTCAACCGGCTCAGTGACGGCGGTCACTTCACCCCGGAGGACATCCCCGTCTTCGAGACCGTCGCCGCGCACACCGCGGTCGCACTCGAGAATTCCCGGCTGGTCGACCGGCTGCGGTACGACGCCTACCACGACACGCTCACCAAGCTGCCCAACCGGCGGCGAGTCACCGAGGCACTCGACGAGGCGGTCAAGATCCGAGCGCCGGGCGAGGTGGTGGCGCTGCTGCTCTTCGACGTGGATCGACTCCGCGAGGTCAACGAGTCCCTCGGGCGCGCCGCTGGGGACAAGGTGTTGGTCGAGGTCGCCGCGCGGCTTCGGTCCCGTGCGCCGTCCTCTGCGCTGGTGGGTCGGGTTGGCGGGGACGAGTTTCTCGTGACCCTCCGGCTGGCGGACGCCGCTGAGGCCCGGGACCTGGCGGCTCGGATGCGGGAGCAGATCCGGGCTGTGGTGACCTTCGACGGGCTCGCCCTCGACGTGGATACGGCGGTGGGTATCACCGTCCACCCGGATCACGGCAGTGGGGCCGCCGTGCTGCTGCAGCGGGCCGATCTGGCCGTGACGGCGGCCAGGTCCGCCTCGGGGAACGTCCAACTGTTCAATCCGGCGCTGGAGTCCCGGTCGTTGCGGCGGCTTGGTCTCGCCGGTGACCTGCGGCGGGCCCTGGACAACAATGAGTTGGAGGTGTACTTCCAGCCCAAGGTCAACCTGCGGGATCGGCGGTTGGTCGGCGTCGAGTGCCTTGCCCGCTGGGAGGGCGGCGCCCACGGGTCAGTCTCGCCGGAGGACTTCGTGGCGGTCGCGGAGCACATCGGTCAACTGGGGCGGCTCACCGAGTTCGTACTCCGGGAGGGGCTACGGCGTAGCCGTGACTGGGCGCACGGTGGTCACCCGCTCTCCGTCGCGGTCAACCTCTCCCCGCGTACGCTGACCGACCGGCACTTCCCGGAGCGGGTGCGGGAACTGCTCGAGGAGTACGGCGTGCCGCCGCAGCGGCTCACGTTGGAGATTCGGGAGTCCGGGGTGCTGGACGGCACCGACCGCCCCATTCCGATCCTGCGGTGCCTGCGTGAGTTGGGAGTCCGCCTGTCGGTGGATGACTTTGGCACGGGTGACTTGTCGCTTGTGCACCTGCGCCGGCTCCCCGTGCACGAGGTGAAGGTCGATCGCCGGTTTGTGCAGGGGATGGCGACCGACCCCGGAGACCTGGCCATCGTCAACGCGGTGGTCACGCTCTCCCAGCAGTTCGGCCTTGCAGTGGTTGCCGAGGGCGTGGAGAGCGAGTTGACCTTGGAACTCCTCCAGGACATTGGGTGTGAGTACGGGCAGGGGTTCCTGTTCAGCCGCCCGTTGCCCTATGAGCGGCTGGAGGCGTGGTTCGGCGCCCAGGTGGAGTCGGAGGCGGTGGCGGCGGGGGAGCCGCCACGACTTCGGGTCGTGCCGTGA